A window from Setaria italica strain Yugu1 chromosome VIII, Setaria_italica_v2.0, whole genome shotgun sequence encodes these proteins:
- the LOC111258314 gene encoding aspartic proteinase nepenthesin-1-like translates to MALLALLVSFILATASAHANAEHLGFRATMIRRTEVTAATINFTRAAQQSHHRLSMLTSRLDTATSSVNTQTPLKMDGDGGGAYDMELSIGTPPQKLTALADTGSDLIWTKCGACASCEPQGSPSYFPDKSSSFSKLPCSARLCSALKEESPTTTCGAGGAECDYKYSYGLEEDSDHYTQGYLGTETFTIGGDVVPGIGFGCTNMSEGGYGAGSGLVGLGRGPLSLVSQLNAGAFSYCLTSDASKASPLLFGSLAALSGGGIQSTPLLGSSVFYAVNLRTISIGFSKTAGVDGGVVFDSGTTLTYLAEPAYTQAMLAVVLQTDLAPASDRDGFEACFYYDEPSDGRIEEAVPSMVLHFDGGANMVLPVRNYFVDVGGGVVCWVVQRSPSVSIIGNVMQVDFHVLHDVDKSVLSFQPANCDSLSGYNANFNERKNTKEIDQCLSTWKLEPLHT, encoded by the exons ATGGCCCTCCTCGCACTTTTGGTCTCCTTCATCCTTGCCACAGCTTCGGCCCATGCCAATGCCGAACACCTCGGCTTCCGTGCCACCATGATTCGCCGCACTGAagtcaccgccgccaccatcaaCTTTACACGGGCCGCTCAACAGTCGCACCACCGGCTGTCAATGCTTACCTCCCGGCTCGACACGGCCACGAGCAGCGTGAACACACAGACACCGCTAAAGATggacggcgacggtggcggcgcctACGACATGGAGCTCTCCATCGGCACGCCGCCGCAGAAGCTGACGGCCCTCGCCGACACCGGCAGCGACCTCATCTGGACCAAGTGCGGCGCCTGCGCGTCCTGCGAGCCGCAGGGCTCCCCTTCCTACTTCCCAGACAAGTCGTCGTCTTTCTCCAAGCTGCCGTGCTCCGCGCGCCTCTGCAGCGCTCTGAAGGAGGAGTCGCCCACGACGAcgtgcggcgccggcggcgcggagtGCGACTACAAGTACTCATACGGACTGGAGGAGGATTCCGACCATTACACCCAGGGCTACCTCGGCACTGAGACCTTCACGAtcggcggcgacgtcgtgcCTGGCATCGGCTTCGGCTGCACTAACATGTCAGAGGGCGGCTACGGTGCCGGCTCCGGCCTCGTCGGTCTGGGCCGGGGGCCGCTGTCCCTGGTGTCGCAGCTCAACGCCGGCGCCTTCTCGTACTGCCTCACCAGCGACGCTTCCAAGGCCAGCCCTCTCCTTTTCGGCTCCCTCGCCGCCTTGTCGGGCGGCGGCATCCAGTCCACGCCGCTCCTCGGTTCCAGCGTCTTCTACGCCGTGAACCTTCGCACCATCTCGATCGGCTTTTCGAAAACTGctggcgtcgacggcggcgtcgtgTTCGACTCCGGCACGACGCTGACGTACCTCgcggagccggcctacacgcaGGCGATGTTGGCGGTGGTGCTGCAGACGGACCTTGCCCCGGCGTCGGACAGGGACGGGTTCGAGGCGTGCTTCTACTACGATGAGCCCAGCGACGGCAGGATCGAGGAGGCGGTGCCGTCGATGGTGCTGCATTTCGACGGTGGCGCCAACATGGTCTTGCCGGTGCGGAACTACTTCGTGGacgtgggcggcggcgtggtgtgCTGGGTGGTGCAGAGGTCCCCCAGCGTGTCTATTATCGGAAACGTGATGCAGGTGGATTTCCACGTCCTGCACGACGTCGACAAGTCGGTGCTGTCGTTCCAGCCGGCCAACTGCGATAGCCTCTCGG GTTACAACGCGAATTTTAATGAGAGAAAAAACACAAAGGAAATAGACCAATGCCTCTCgacttggaagttggaacccctGCACACGTAA